In a single window of the Chloroflexota bacterium genome:
- a CDS encoding SRPBCC family protein, with amino-acid sequence MIEIREQFDVAAPPDRVWRVLSDPQAVVGCVPGASIVKENEDGSLDTSVVVKFGPTRVTFRVQATLTLDDAARQGTITAQGKDGIGGTRMRSTARFGVVPGPAEQGSRVTVSGQVEVSGRLASLIEGGASLVVQRMSGEFAERLAARCSA; translated from the coding sequence ATGATCGAGATCCGCGAGCAGTTCGACGTTGCCGCCCCGCCAGATCGCGTCTGGCGGGTGCTCTCGGATCCGCAGGCCGTCGTCGGCTGTGTGCCCGGCGCCAGCATCGTCAAGGAGAATGAGGACGGGTCGCTGGACACGAGCGTCGTCGTCAAGTTCGGCCCGACCCGCGTGACGTTCCGCGTCCAGGCGACGCTCACGCTGGACGACGCTGCCCGCCAGGGGACCATCACGGCGCAGGGCAAGGACGGCATCGGCGGCACGCGGATGCGCTCGACGGCCCGATTCGGCGTGGTCCCCGGGCCGGCCGAGCAGGGCTCGCGGGTCACGGTCAGCGGGCAGGTGGAGGTGTCCGGGCGGCTGGCGTCGCTGATCGAAGGCGGCGCCAGTCTCGTCGTCCAGCGGATGTCGGGCGAGTTCGCGGAGCGGCTGGCGGCGCGCTGCTCGGCGTAG